In one window of Heptranchias perlo isolate sHepPer1 chromosome 4, sHepPer1.hap1, whole genome shotgun sequence DNA:
- the tomm5 gene encoding mitochondrial import receptor subunit TOM5 homolog, giving the protein MFRMEALGPKMDPEELRRKMRADVLRSVRYFLIYVAILRATPFILKKLDSI; this is encoded by the exons ATGTTCAGGATGGAGGCGCTGGGGCCGAAGATGGACCCGGAGGAGCTGCGCAGGAAGATGAGAGCGGATGTACTGCGGTCCGTCCGCTACTTCCTCATCTACGTGGCCATCCTGCGGGCGA CTCcctttatcctaaagaaactgGATAGTATCTGA